The following proteins are co-located in the Candida dubliniensis CD36 chromosome 3, complete sequence genome:
- a CDS encoding urea active transporter, putative (Similar to S. cerevisiae DUR3) codes for MSDSAVHLLDQAAGYGVLVGVGALFAGGMILTTFLLQKYLHENANSTETFAVANRSVGTFLSASAVYSSWSWSTEFLLVSSMTYNYGIQAGYYYGAGLGIQIAVMSVIGIHAKKKIPTAHTSLEAIELRYGKSAHLLYLTLSLICNICSCSAMILACASGISIIAGNLHIVASTMLIPFGVLLYTVVGGLKATFLTDFVHSSILLIILCYLNTSVLTSEQVGGLNGLYEKLLKVSATKHIEGNYDGSILTGKSQGAAIFGLILTAGNFGLSIMDSSFWQKTFSARPRSTVPSYLITAFLICSNVWPLSAIIGGSSHFLETDPSFPTYPRKMNQYEVDSGFVLPYVLKATIGNGGVGALLLIFYLAVTSTVSAQMVSVSSIVTFDIYKRYFKPDAQNKSMIKVSHITCIVFGFGIAGFSIMLHYVGINMTWYTYFYPILICPGVIPIILTVTWNRQTFWAAFISPLAGFAAGLAVWLSTAYHFYGEVTIASTGGQLPALYSSLTALLLPGVLSIIISLIKPEKFDWDQLKKADLLVKSDDSTQEDLSSETEREKTEKNDQVEVNVDSDRNSSLEQQEHPTKLTEKELDFWIKIATGAAIFILLITWLIWPMSVYRDWIFTPTYFKGYVTVGLIWLYVTLIVIGVIPFYTGRHSMAKVFKGVYNDYIKKK; via the coding sequence ATGTCAGACAGTGCAGTGCATTTATTAGACCAAGCAGCAGGGTATGGCGTTTTAGTGGGGGTTGGTGCCTTATTCGCCGGTGGTATGATTTTAACCACTtttttgttgcaaaaatATCTTCATGAAAATGCAAACAGTACAGAAACATTTGCAGTGGCAAATAGATCAGTGGGTACTTTCCTTTCAGCTTCTGCTGTTTATTCGAGTTGGAGTTGGAGTACGGAATTTTTGCTTGTTTCACTGATGACCTACAATTATGGGATACAAGCTGGGTATTACTATGGAGCTGGTTTAGGAATACAAATTGCGGTTATGAGTGTTATTGGGATCCATGCCAAAAAGAAGATCCCAACAGCACATACTTCATTAGAGGCAATTGAATTGAGATACGGTAAGTCAGCACATTTACTTTACTTGACATTATCTTTGATTTGTAACATTTGTTCTTGCCTGGCAATGATTTTGGCATGTGCATCTGGTATTTCGATTATTGCTGGTAATCTTCATATTGTTGCCTCTACTATGTTGATTCCCTTTGGAGTTTTGTTATAtactgttgttggtggACTAAAGGCAACATTTCTTACTGATTTTGTGCACAGTTCCATTTTATTGATCATCTTGTGCTATTTGAACACTTCAGTCTTGACTTCTGAACAAGTTGGTGGATTAAATGGTTTGTATGAAAAGTTGCTTAAAGTAAGTGCGACCAAACACATTGAAGGAAATTACGATGGTTCAATTCTCACGGGTAAGTCCCAAGGTGCTGCaatttttggtttgattTTAACTGCAGGTAACTTTGGGTTGTCCATTATGGACTCATCCTTTTGGCAAAAGACATTTTCTGCACGTCCCCGAAGCACCGTTCCATCTTACCTCATCACTGCTTTTCTTATATGCTCAAATGTTTGGCCATTGAGTGCAATCATTGGTGGATCTCTGCACTTTTTGGAAACTGACCCTTCGTTTCCTACATACCCTCGTAAAATGAACCAGTATGAAGTGGACTCTGGATTTGTGTTGCCCTACGTGTTAAAAGCAACTATCGGGAATGGGGGTGTTGGTGCCTtacttttgattttttatttggCTGTCACATCGACAGTTTCTGCCCAAATGGTTTCTGTCTCATCAATTGTAACATTTGACATCTACAAAAGATACTTTAAGCCAGATGCTCAAAATAAATCCATGATTAAGGTGTCTCATATTACTTGTATTGTATTTGGATTTGGTATTGCTGGATTCAGTATCATGTTACATTATGTCGGAATTAATATGACCTGGTATACTTACTTTTATCCAATTCTTATCTGTCCAGGTGTAATTCCAATTATATTAACAGTGACTTGGAATAGACAAACGTTTTGGGCTGCGTTTATTTCCCCACTAGCAGGTTTTGCTGCTGGGTTGGCTGTGTGGTTATCTACCGCTTACCATTTCTACGGAGAAGTCACTATTGCATCAACTGGTGGTCAATTACCTGCTTTGTACAGTTCTTTGACTGCATTGTTGTTGCCAGGTGTGTtgagtattattatttcacTTATAAAACcagaaaaatttgattgggatcaattgaagaaagcGGATTTGTTAGTCAAGAGTGACGATTCGACTCAAGAAGATTTATCATCTGAAActgaaagagaaaaaactgaaaaaaatgatCAAGTTGAAGTCAACGTCGACTCTGATCGAAACTCGTCTTtggaacaacaagaacatcCTACTAAATTaacagaaaaagaattggacTTTTGGATCAAAATTGCTACTGGTGCTgcaatttttattttattaataactTGGCTTATATGGCCAATGTCTGTTTACAGAGATTGGATCTTCACTCCTACTTACTTCAAAGGTTATGTCACAGTCGGATTAATTTGGCTATATGTGACATTGATTGTAATTGGTGTTATTCCATTTTATACGGGAAGACATTCTATGGCCAAAGTATTCAAAGGGGTTTACAATGATTAcatcaagaagaaatga
- a CDS encoding proteolytically activated transcription factor, putative (Similar to S. cerevisiae STP2;~In S. cerevisiae: transcription factor, activated by proteolytic processing in response to signals from the SPS sensor system for external amino acids; activates transcription of amino acid permease genes), whose product MLILSIGLINHTSNKSLYTISPNKGKRYEPFTTTSLDSFKFHVVRFLHRLIYGTQRYQELFPPIQKIKDINNVKQQRIFPVNCAADDLDLGFGESDQIELFNHSSKDAYGHHNLIQLIDFFDSPQAHSSSPADEFFKSNKISEQIDIFDMIGRQPPPLHHQQLNIETPYFEDFATPLVLPQHEVSSDDVESYFSRSVSTVSSIEPLDDEFVPPPHPPRAHPSRKRKHESISPPIPTSSSSSSTAQLIPSCSSSVASSSDLSVSPTTKRKYTKRRYTKKKQPVFPNQDEPIVITTTTKTNNIDVKKVTTTKNGTIENRFDCPSCDASFKVKGYLTRHLKKHSTNKAFECPFFDNHGVYGSKCHPTGGFSRRDTFKVHLRALHFIYPAGVKANQRSSFSGRCAGCFQFFDSNSEWLENHIEAGKCTGTVTYKQNVSNLLLD is encoded by the coding sequence ATGTTGATACTTTCCATAGGTTTAATCAACCACACATCAAACAAAAGTTTGTACACCATATCACCAAATAAAGGGAAAAGATACGAACCTTTTACCACGACGAGTCTTGATAGCTTCAAATTCCATGTTGTCAGGTTTTTACACAGATTGATTTATGGAACACAAAGATACCAGGAATTATTCCCACCAATCCAAAAGATTAAGGATATCAATAATGTTAAGCAACAAAGAATATTCCCCGTGAATTGTGCCGCAgatgatttggatttgggATTTGGTGAATCTGATCAAATTGAGCTTTTTAACCACTCCTCCAAAGATGCTTATGGTCACCACAacttaattcaattaattgacTTTTTCGACTCACCACAAGCACATAGTTCATCTCCAGCAGATGAGTTTTTCAAGAGCAACAAAATCTCCGAACAAATCGATATATTTGATATGATTGGCAGACAGCCACCACCATTACATCACcaacaattaaatattgaaacaCCATATTTTGAAGACTTTGCTACACCACTTGTTTTACCGCAACATGAAGTTTCTTCAGATGATGTCGAGTCTTACTTCTCACGGTCTGTTTCGACAGTTTCATCTATCGAACCATTAGATGACGAGTTtgtaccaccaccacatcCACCAAGAGCTCACCcatcaagaaaaagaaaacacgaatcaatttcaccaccaataccaacttcttcatcatcatcatccacAGCACAACTTATACCATCATGCAGTTCTTCTGTAGCTTCAAGCAGTGATTTGTCTGTATCTCCAACCACCAAGAGAAAATATACCAAGAGAAGATAtaccaagaaaaaacaaccaGTGTTTCCAAATCAAGATGAACCTATAGTTAttaccactactactaaaacaaacaatattGATGTTAAAAAAGTCACGACGACAAAAAACGGGACAATCGAGAATAGATTTGACTGTCCATCTTGTGATGCCTCTTTCAAAGTTAAGGGATACCTCACGAGACATTTAAAAAAGCATTCTACAAACAAAGCATTCGAATGTCCATTTTTCGATAATCATGGTGTTTATGGCAGTAAATGCCATCCAACAGGTGGATTCAGTCGAAGGGATACTTTTAAGGTTCATTTGAGGGCActtcattttatttatccTGCTGGTGTAAAGGCAAACCAGAGAAGCAGTTTTAGTGGACGATGTGCTGGTtgtttccaattctttgatAGCAACTCTGAATGGTTGGAAAACCATATTGAAGCCGGTAAGTGTACAGGCACTGTGACATATAAACAGAATGTAAGTAATCTATTGCTAGATTAA